In the Longimicrobiales bacterium genome, one interval contains:
- a CDS encoding TldD/PmbA family protein → MKRREFVRHSAVAAAGLGLVGNSDLRHGVLSASTFGAGIAQDREAMAMAALNAAQMAGADYADIRISTNRTQRMSTREAIVTGVRDSETSGFGIRVLVDGTWGFAASRDVSTDEVARVAQVAVAQARANRAAQRRPVELAPLDWTGRGEWRSPVEIEPFDIPIEDKVALLLEANQAAMSVSGIAFASSNMSFLREEKFFASTEGVITDQTIYKAAGGVNTTAVSADRSDFQSRSSTDVMPKGVGYEHILASDLVGNAPRWAEDAVQKLSATPVQPGRYDLVLRPSHLWLTIHEAIAHPTELDRIMGFEANYAGTSFISNPEDFLGSFRYGPDIMNIQGERSTPGALSTVGWDDEGVKPEEYLIVKDGILNDLQTTREQAPWLSDWYASQGKPMRSHGNSYGQSWEVTQFQRMPNVNLMPHPERDVSEEELIDGVENGILIDGSGSFSIDQQRYNAQFGGQTYYEIKNGEITGMLKDVAYQIRTPEFWNAMDLIGGESTYLMAGAFGDAKGQPAQSNSISHGCPTTRHRDITIINTGRRA, encoded by the coding sequence ATGAAACGCAGGGAATTCGTTCGGCACTCAGCGGTAGCCGCCGCGGGTCTGGGGCTCGTCGGGAACAGCGACCTCAGGCACGGCGTGCTCTCGGCGTCGACGTTCGGGGCAGGCATCGCGCAGGATCGTGAAGCCATGGCCATGGCCGCGCTCAATGCAGCGCAGATGGCTGGGGCCGACTACGCCGACATCCGCATCTCTACGAATCGCACCCAGCGCATGAGTACGCGCGAGGCCATCGTGACCGGCGTGAGGGACTCCGAGACGTCAGGCTTCGGCATCCGTGTGCTCGTGGACGGGACGTGGGGCTTCGCCGCTTCTCGCGACGTCAGTACGGACGAAGTGGCTCGAGTAGCCCAGGTCGCCGTCGCTCAGGCTCGAGCGAACCGTGCGGCGCAGCGCCGTCCGGTCGAACTCGCCCCGCTGGACTGGACCGGCCGTGGTGAGTGGCGCAGTCCGGTTGAGATCGAGCCATTCGACATCCCCATCGAAGACAAGGTCGCGCTACTGCTCGAGGCCAATCAGGCGGCCATGTCTGTTTCAGGCATCGCCTTCGCCAGCTCGAACATGTCGTTCCTGCGCGAAGAGAAGTTCTTCGCATCGACTGAAGGTGTGATTACCGATCAGACCATCTACAAGGCTGCGGGTGGTGTGAACACCACGGCAGTCTCAGCGGACCGGTCGGACTTCCAGTCTCGCAGCAGCACGGACGTGATGCCCAAGGGCGTGGGCTACGAGCATATCCTCGCCTCGGACCTCGTGGGGAACGCGCCGCGCTGGGCCGAGGACGCGGTACAGAAGCTGTCTGCCACGCCGGTTCAGCCGGGTCGGTACGACCTCGTGCTGCGGCCGTCGCACCTGTGGCTGACCATCCACGAAGCGATTGCGCACCCGACCGAGTTGGATCGGATCATGGGCTTCGAAGCGAACTACGCGGGCACGTCGTTCATTTCCAACCCAGAAGACTTCCTGGGTTCGTTCCGATATGGCCCGGACATCATGAACATCCAGGGGGAGCGCAGCACACCTGGGGCACTGTCCACGGTGGGTTGGGACGACGAAGGCGTGAAGCCCGAGGAATACCTGATCGTGAAGGATGGAATCCTGAACGACCTGCAGACCACAAGGGAGCAGGCTCCGTGGCTCTCCGACTGGTATGCATCGCAGGGCAAGCCCATGCGGTCCCACGGAAACTCGTACGGTCAGTCGTGGGAAGTGACCCAGTTCCAGCGCATGCCGAATGTGAACCTGATGCCGCATCCGGAACGCGACGTCTCCGAAGAAGAGCTCATCGACGGGGTCGAGAACGGCATTCTCATTGACGGCAGCGGCTCGTTCTCCATCGACCAGCAGCGCTACAACGCTCAGTTCGGCGGCCAGACGTACTACGAGATCAAGAACGGTGAGATCACGGGTATGCTGAAGGACGTCGCGTATCAGATCCGTACACCAGAATTCTGGAACGCGATGGACCTGATTGGTGGCGAGAGCACGTATCTCATGGCGGGCGCCTTCGGCGACGCGAAAGGCCAGCCAGCCCAGTCGAACTCGATTTCACACGGTTGCCCGACGACGCGGCACCGTGACATCACGATCATCAACACCGGCCGGAGGGCTTGA
- a CDS encoding TldD/PmbA family protein, translating to MKRRDFIVTGSAAAAGIALAPRALHGWVRPSVGDPYNRDIASAALDAATRAGASYADVRVSTNRSQNVSTREQLVTGLSDSETSGVGVRVLVDGTWGFAATRIQTNDAAEETARKAVAQARANRAAQRRPVELASIGPAEEGEWRSPIEIDPFSVSIEDKVDLLLRANAAATQVPGAGFASSRMSFIREEKFFASTDGIITNQTIYRCWPVLTVSAVGDGGDFQSRQSTPLQPMGLGYEYVRDADLVGNASLWAEEAVQKLSAKSVDPGKWDLVLLPSHLFLTLHESIAHPTELDRIQGFEANYAGTSFIYPVEDYLGSFRYGPEFMQIQGERSAPGGLATVGWDDEGVRPEEYFIVKDGLLNDLQTTREQAPWLADWYRSQGREVRSHGNSYSQSWADVQFQRMPNTNLMPNQERDVSLDELIGEVDKGIMIEGRGSYSIDQQRYNAQFGGQVFYEIRDGKVEGMLKDVSYQIRTPEFWNSMDQIGGPSTYQLGGTFGDGKGQPGQANAVSHGCPATRFRDVTVINTARSG from the coding sequence ATGAAACGCAGAGACTTCATTGTTACCGGAAGCGCAGCTGCAGCGGGGATCGCTCTCGCTCCAAGAGCGCTCCATGGTTGGGTTCGGCCAAGCGTCGGCGACCCATACAACAGAGACATCGCTAGTGCTGCCCTAGATGCAGCAACGCGCGCTGGAGCCAGTTACGCAGATGTCCGGGTGAGCACGAACCGCAGCCAGAACGTCAGCACACGGGAGCAACTCGTGACGGGTCTCTCCGACAGTGAGACGTCCGGTGTGGGTGTGCGCGTCCTCGTCGATGGCACGTGGGGCTTCGCCGCGACGAGGATCCAGACGAACGATGCTGCGGAGGAGACGGCGCGGAAGGCCGTAGCCCAGGCGCGGGCGAATCGGGCGGCGCAGCGGCGTCCGGTCGAGTTGGCCTCGATTGGTCCGGCTGAAGAAGGAGAGTGGAGGAGCCCCATCGAGATCGATCCCTTTTCGGTATCGATCGAAGACAAGGTGGACCTCCTCCTGCGTGCCAACGCGGCGGCCACGCAGGTGCCTGGCGCCGGCTTTGCTTCGTCTCGCATGAGCTTCATCCGGGAGGAGAAGTTCTTTGCCTCTACCGACGGCATCATCACGAACCAGACAATCTATCGTTGCTGGCCGGTGCTCACGGTCTCAGCGGTGGGCGATGGCGGTGACTTCCAGTCGCGCCAGTCCACACCACTTCAGCCGATGGGTCTCGGGTATGAATACGTCCGCGACGCGGATCTGGTAGGGAATGCCTCGCTGTGGGCCGAGGAGGCCGTTCAGAAGCTGTCCGCCAAGTCGGTCGACCCAGGGAAGTGGGACCTAGTCCTTCTCCCGAGTCACCTGTTTCTGACGCTACACGAGTCGATCGCTCACCCCACGGAGCTCGATCGCATCCAGGGGTTTGAAGCGAACTACGCAGGGACGTCGTTCATCTATCCGGTGGAGGACTACCTGGGATCCTTCCGCTACGGCCCGGAATTCATGCAGATCCAAGGTGAACGATCTGCACCCGGCGGACTCGCCACAGTGGGTTGGGACGATGAAGGCGTGCGGCCGGAGGAGTACTTCATTGTGAAGGACGGCCTGCTGAACGATTTACAGACCACCCGTGAGCAGGCGCCGTGGCTCGCCGACTGGTATCGGTCCCAGGGACGCGAGGTGCGCTCACACGGCAACTCGTATTCGCAGTCGTGGGCCGACGTGCAATTCCAGCGTATGCCGAACACGAACCTCATGCCGAATCAGGAACGGGACGTGTCTCTCGATGAGCTGATCGGCGAGGTCGACAAGGGCATCATGATCGAAGGCCGTGGGTCGTATTCGATCGATCAACAGCGCTACAACGCGCAATTCGGCGGTCAGGTGTTCTACGAGATCCGCGATGGCAAAGTCGAGGGCATGCTCAAAGACGTCTCGTATCAGATCCGCACGCCGGAGTTCTGGAACTCGATGGACCAGATCGGTGGGCCGAGCACGTACCAGCTGGGCGGGACCTTTGGTGACGGGAAGGGTCAGCCAGGGCAGGCGAACGCGGTGTCCCATGGCTGCCCGGCCACGCGCTTCCGGGACGTGACGGTGATCAATACGGCCCGGAGTGGGTGA
- a CDS encoding TldD/PmbA family protein — MANFISREEAQRIAERALSFSSADQARVNLSSSDTGNTRFAQNQMSTSGDATNATLSISSALGTKVASATTNIFTDDALRRVVETSEALARLVPENEEYMGELSQQTYPDSAPYFESTGELAPERRAQAIAAVTEQAASRNLISTGFLIHQAASTAVATSNGLFAYGTNTRVNFTTTVRTPDGTGSGWAGTSAHDFDDLDTRALGAVAVEKAMRSRQPRAVEPGRWTVVMEPTTVGNMVNLMMNQTSARNADEGRSFFSKAGGGTKLGEQFVDSRVNIHSDPMDPRILSTPFDGQGLANKPMTWVEDGKLQNLNYSRYWADRQGVEPTGFPSGWYMAGGNSSVDEMIRSTERGLLLTRFWYIRGVDPRTILYTGLTRDGTFLIENGEISHPVKNFRWNESPIFMLNNIEMMGEPVRISSGESSGLTNSVVVPPLKVRDFTFTSLSDAI, encoded by the coding sequence ATGGCGAACTTCATTTCACGAGAAGAGGCCCAGCGGATTGCCGAGAGGGCGCTTTCGTTCTCAAGTGCCGACCAGGCTCGGGTGAATCTGAGCAGCTCGGACACCGGTAACACGCGCTTCGCACAGAACCAGATGAGCACCTCCGGTGATGCGACGAACGCGACGCTGTCCATTTCGAGCGCGCTCGGCACCAAGGTGGCTTCTGCTACTACGAACATCTTCACGGACGACGCGCTGCGCCGGGTCGTGGAGACGAGTGAAGCGCTGGCTCGCCTCGTTCCTGAGAACGAGGAATACATGGGTGAGCTCAGCCAGCAGACGTACCCAGATTCGGCGCCCTACTTCGAGTCGACGGGCGAACTCGCTCCAGAGCGGCGAGCGCAGGCGATCGCCGCAGTCACCGAGCAGGCGGCTTCTCGGAATCTGATCTCGACTGGCTTCTTGATTCATCAAGCGGCGAGCACCGCGGTTGCTACCAGCAACGGCCTCTTCGCGTACGGCACGAACACGCGCGTGAACTTCACCACGACGGTTCGTACGCCTGACGGGACGGGCTCTGGCTGGGCCGGGACGAGCGCGCACGACTTCGACGATCTCGATACCCGCGCACTGGGTGCGGTCGCGGTTGAGAAGGCGATGCGTTCGCGTCAGCCACGTGCGGTCGAGCCGGGTCGGTGGACGGTCGTCATGGAGCCGACCACGGTCGGCAATATGGTCAACCTGATGATGAATCAGACGAGCGCCCGGAACGCGGACGAAGGACGGTCGTTCTTCAGCAAGGCGGGTGGCGGCACGAAGCTAGGTGAGCAGTTTGTGGACAGCCGTGTGAACATCCACTCGGATCCTATGGATCCTCGGATTCTGTCGACTCCGTTCGACGGTCAGGGTCTGGCCAACAAACCCATGACGTGGGTCGAGGACGGCAAGCTCCAGAACCTGAACTACTCTCGGTACTGGGCAGACCGGCAGGGTGTGGAGCCTACGGGGTTCCCGTCGGGCTGGTACATGGCCGGTGGCAATTCCTCGGTGGACGAGATGATCCGCTCGACCGAACGCGGACTGCTTCTCACACGCTTCTGGTACATCCGCGGTGTCGACCCCAGGACGATCCTCTACACGGGCCTGACCCGCGACGGGACGTTCCTCATCGAGAACGGCGAAATCAGTCATCCGGTAAAGAACTTCCGTTGGAATGAGTCCCCGATCTTCATGCTCAACAACATCGAGATGATGGGTGAGCCGGTTCGGATCTCGTCTGGTGAGTCGTCGGGGCTGACCAACTCGGTTGTGGTGCCGCCGCTCAAGGTGCGGGACTTCACGTTTACGTCCCTGTCGGACGCGATCTAG
- a CDS encoding alpha/beta hydrolase — MNGFELPLHVETHGPDPAADIEVVVLIHGYGGSAYSWRYWVPHLARRAHVVLVDLKGFGSAPKPDDGQYSPEDQAELVYRMIVQRDLKRVTLMGHSLGGGVALLTALRLLDEKKDRLARMVLVAAAAYPQRLPPFVTLARYRRTCLAAFRLLGPTRVIRWVLRSIVFDADSITESQVQAYAEPLYEADARRALIDVALRIVPESIDDIIPRFREIKVPVLLLWGAHDRVVPVSVGERLKAELTDSRLHIFGSCGHLPPEELPQDTWELTEAFMWGLDDESSREDQTVA; from the coding sequence GTGAACGGGTTCGAGCTCCCCCTCCACGTAGAAACCCACGGGCCTGACCCCGCAGCTGACATCGAAGTCGTCGTGTTGATTCACGGCTACGGTGGCTCTGCCTACAGTTGGCGATACTGGGTGCCCCACCTCGCGCGGCGAGCCCACGTCGTCCTCGTCGACCTGAAGGGATTCGGCTCCGCGCCAAAACCCGACGACGGTCAATACAGCCCCGAAGACCAGGCTGAGTTGGTGTACCGCATGATCGTTCAGCGGGACCTGAAGCGAGTGACCCTGATGGGTCATTCGCTCGGTGGAGGAGTAGCGCTCCTGACCGCGCTGCGCTTACTGGACGAAAAAAAGGATCGTCTTGCTCGGATGGTACTCGTCGCCGCAGCTGCTTATCCGCAACGTCTCCCGCCCTTCGTGACTCTCGCGCGTTACAGGCGGACGTGTCTCGCGGCCTTCCGGTTGCTGGGACCCACGCGGGTCATTCGCTGGGTTTTGCGATCGATCGTATTCGACGCGGACTCGATTACGGAGAGCCAGGTACAGGCCTACGCCGAGCCTCTCTACGAGGCGGATGCCCGTCGCGCGCTTATCGACGTGGCACTCCGAATCGTCCCGGAATCGATCGACGACATCATCCCGCGGTTCCGCGAGATCAAGGTGCCGGTCCTGCTATTATGGGGTGCGCATGACCGAGTGGTCCCCGTTTCCGTGGGGGAACGCCTCAAGGCCGAGCTCACCGATTCGAGGCTCCACATCTTCGGTTCCTGCGGACACCTCCCTCCCGAAGAGCTCCCACAAGACACGTGGGAGCTTACGGAGGCGTTCATGTGGGGACTCGACGATGAAAGCTCCCGAGAGGACCAGACAGTTGCATAG